A window of the Hordeum vulgare subsp. vulgare chromosome 5H, MorexV3_pseudomolecules_assembly, whole genome shotgun sequence genome harbors these coding sequences:
- the LOC123451971 gene encoding zinc finger CCCH domain-containing protein 66-like — MAAAGAAAGGGGEGSSSPTGLTIGSHYGSTGEATWQMTLGCGGLSMEPGPYPERIGERDCSYYMRTGFCRFGVTCKFNHPADRKLAVAAARMKGEYPYRVGQPECQYYLKTGTCKFGATCKFHHPKEKAAIAISAQLNVLGYPLRLNEKECVYYLRTGQCKFASTCKFHHPQPSSTMVAIRSSICSPGQSTTSPGRNTYSGAVTNWSLSRSASFIASPRWPGPSGYEQVIVPQGLVQVPGWNPYAAQMGSSSLDGQQRTPGTAHYYGTHQRETTGMGEHGMFTSHKAGSAPLGVYAVQGENTFPERPEQPECQFYMKTGDCKFGAVCKFNHPKKRMVPAPNCALSPLGLPLRPGEPICTFYSRYGICKFGPNCKFDHPMGTILYGSPTSPTGDVPPLHYQLAPTPGLSERLLDGGSGRSHQLPQSDSQHIPSGDGSDEREAS; from the exons ATGGCTGCGGCGGGAGCGGCAGCGGGCGGTGGCGGGGAGGGGTCCTCCTCGCCGACTGGCCTGACGATCGGGTCCCACTACGGGTCCACTGGAG AGGCAACATGGCAAATGACTTTAGGATGTGGAGGACTGTCTATGGAACCTGGTCCATACCCTGAGCGTATAGGAGAGCGTGATTGCAGTTACTATATGAGGACTGGATTTTGTAGGTTTGGGGTAACCTGCAAATTCAATCACCCTGCAGACAGGAAGCTG GCTGTTGCTGCTGCAAGGATGAAAGGCGAGTATCCTTACAGAGTTGGTCAACCTGAGTGTCAA TATTACCTGAAGACTGGGACATGCAAGTTTGGAGCAACATGCAAGTTCCATCATCCCAAAGAGAAGGCTGCAATTGCAATCTCTGCACAGTTGAATGTTCTAGGCTACCCACTGCGTCTG AATGAGAAGGAATGTGTTTATTATTTAAGAACAGGGCAGTGTAAGTTTGCAAGCACATGTAAGTTTCATCATCCACAACCATCTAGCACAATGGTTGCTATACGTAGCTCTATTTGCTCACCTGGACAGTCTACAACCTCTCCTGGTCGAAATACTTATTCTGGGGCTGTAACAAACTGGAGCTTGTCAAGATCTGCCTCATTTATTGCAAGCCCCCGGTGGCCTGGTCCTTCTGGTTATGAACAAGTGATTGTCCCTCAGGGCCTCGTCCAAGTTCCAGGGTGGAATCCTTATGCC GCACAAATGGGCTCTTCTTCTCTGGATGGCCAGCAACGAACACCTGGAACTGCTCATTACTATGGCACACATCAAAGGGAAACAACTGGAATGGGTGAACATGGAATGTTCACTTCACACAAAGCAGGTTCTGCTCCACTTGGAGTTTATGCAGTACAAGGGGAGAACACATTTCCCGAGAGACCTGAACAACCGGAGTGTCAATTCTATATGAAAACTGGAGACTGTAAGTTCGGTGCTGTTTGCAAGTTTAATCACCCAAAGAAACGAATGGTTCCTGCTCCAAACTGTGCACTGAGTCCATTAGGTCTGCCATTGCGCCCG GGAGAGCCTATCTGCACCTTTTATTCTCGTTACGGCATCTGCAAGTTTGGTCCTAACTGCAAATTTGACCATCCTATGGGAACCATTCTGTATGGATCCCCAACCTCCCCAACAGGTGATGTGCCACCTTTGCACTACCAATTGGCACCCACACCAGGGCTTTCAGAAAGATTGCTCGACGGGGGTTCTGGAAGGTCGCACCAGCTTCCCCAATCTGATTCCCAGCATATACCCTCCGGGGATGGAAGTGATGAGAGAGAGGCATCGTAA